A part of Rhodoligotrophos appendicifer genomic DNA contains:
- a CDS encoding thiamine phosphate synthase has protein sequence MLDPFYLIIDDAGWLPRLLPMGVRLVQLRVKDADEASLLRQIATAKELCQAAGAQLIVNDFWREAIDAGCDFVHLGQGDLDTADLGALKRAGVRVGISTHDDAELERALRLAPDYIALGPIFPTVLKQMAWAPQGLDKLAIWKRRIGPIPLVAIGGLTPERAQQVLKAGADSAAVVTDILRHDDPEGRTRDWVAATRAAA, from the coding sequence GTGCTGGATCCCTTCTATCTCATCATCGACGATGCAGGATGGCTCCCGCGGCTCCTGCCCATGGGCGTCCGTCTCGTCCAGCTCAGGGTGAAGGACGCGGATGAGGCTTCGCTCCTGCGCCAGATCGCGACGGCGAAAGAGCTGTGCCAGGCGGCCGGCGCGCAGCTGATCGTAAATGACTTCTGGCGCGAGGCGATCGATGCTGGTTGCGATTTCGTGCATCTCGGCCAGGGCGATCTCGATACGGCCGATCTGGGCGCCCTGAAGCGCGCAGGCGTGCGCGTCGGGATCAGTACCCATGACGACGCCGAGCTCGAGCGGGCCTTACGCCTAGCGCCCGATTACATCGCGCTGGGTCCCATCTTTCCCACCGTGCTCAAGCAGATGGCCTGGGCGCCACAGGGGCTGGACAAGCTCGCGATCTGGAAGCGACGGATCGGGCCGATCCCGCTTGTCGCCATTGGCGGCCTGACGCCCGAGCGGGCGCAACAGGTTCTGAAGGCCGGAGCCGACAGCGCCGCCGTGGTGACGGACATCCTCCGCCATGACGACCCGGAAGGCCGCACACGGGACTGGGTCGCGGCAACGCGGGCGGCAGCATGA
- a CDS encoding thiazole synthase has product MKVYGTELKSRLFLGTAQYPSPAILAEAVRRSACEVVTVSLRREASNQRAGHDFWTLIRGLGVRVLPNTAGCHSAKEAVTTAHMAREVFGTPWIKLEVIRDDDTLQPDVFGLVEAAKLLTDEGFQVFPYTTEDLSVADRLLDAGCEVLMPWGSPIGSGRGLNNVYALRSLRARFPDLPLVIDAGLGLPSHAAQAMELGFDAVLLNTAVAKAGDPAAMAAAFALAVEAGHAGFQADPIEVREMAAASTPMLGTAFRS; this is encoded by the coding sequence ATGAAGGTCTATGGGACGGAGCTCAAATCCCGCCTGTTCCTCGGCACGGCGCAGTATCCCTCCCCCGCCATCCTGGCGGAGGCGGTGCGGCGCTCGGCTTGCGAGGTGGTGACGGTCTCGTTGCGCCGGGAGGCCTCGAACCAACGCGCGGGCCATGATTTCTGGACACTGATCCGCGGCCTGGGCGTGCGCGTCCTGCCGAATACGGCCGGCTGTCATTCGGCCAAGGAGGCCGTGACCACGGCGCATATGGCCCGGGAGGTGTTCGGCACGCCGTGGATCAAGCTCGAGGTGATCCGCGACGACGACACGCTGCAGCCGGACGTGTTCGGCCTGGTGGAGGCGGCAAAGCTGCTCACTGACGAGGGCTTTCAGGTGTTTCCCTATACGACGGAAGACCTCAGCGTCGCCGACAGGCTCCTGGACGCCGGCTGCGAAGTGCTCATGCCCTGGGGCTCGCCGATCGGCTCGGGACGCGGGCTCAACAATGTCTATGCGCTGCGCTCGCTGAGGGCCCGGTTTCCCGACCTCCCCCTCGTGATCGATGCAGGGCTCGGACTGCCCTCGCACGCGGCGCAGGCGATGGAACTCGGCTTCGACGCCGTCTTGCTCAATACGGCCGTGGCGAAGGCGGGCGATCCTGCCGCCATGGCCGCGGCCTTCGCGCTGGCCGTCGAGGCGGGCCATGCCGGCTTCCAAGCCGATCCGATCGAGGTGCGGGAGATGGCAGCCGCCTCGACCCCCATGCTCGGCACAGCGTTCCGGAGCTGA
- the thiS gene encoding sulfur carrier protein ThiS, with product MKITINGDAREVTSTDLAGLLLELGYGEVVVATAVNEAFVPMGQRADLELAAGDRVEVLTPMQGG from the coding sequence ATGAAGATCACGATCAACGGCGACGCGCGTGAAGTCACGAGCACCGATCTTGCCGGCCTGCTGCTCGAGCTGGGCTATGGAGAGGTCGTCGTTGCCACTGCCGTCAACGAAGCCTTCGTGCCCATGGGGCAACGCGCGGACCTGGAACTGGCCGCCGGCGACCGCGTCGAGGTGCTGACGCCGATGCAAGGGGGCTAA
- the thiO gene encoding glycine oxidase ThiO, producing the protein MTTITVIGAGVAGLTTALALAERGAAVEVVERGASLGLASCSRYAGGMLAPWCERESAEPLVLSLGREALDYWPRIMPDVVPHGTLVVAQRRDAAELDRFGRRTSAFETLSPDEIAKIEPALAGRFSRALFFRDESHLDPRRAVQVLAARLHALGVPIHLDTDGLSRRSGSDWLVDCRGLAARDVLGDLRGVKGEMLLVRCPEMQLSRPVRLLHPRIPFYVVPRGDGVFMLGATMIESSDRQTITARSLVEMLNSAYALHPAFAEAEILEIGTDARPAFPDNLPRIRVRDRTVFVNGLYRHGFLLAPALARMAAAVILDNASFPEVMDEDHDQRRRA; encoded by the coding sequence ATGACGACCATCACTGTGATCGGCGCAGGCGTTGCCGGACTGACGACCGCCCTCGCTCTCGCGGAGCGCGGCGCCGCCGTCGAAGTCGTGGAGCGGGGCGCGAGCCTCGGTCTCGCCTCTTGCTCGCGCTATGCGGGCGGCATGCTGGCGCCGTGGTGCGAACGCGAAAGCGCCGAACCGCTGGTGCTGTCGCTGGGGCGCGAGGCGCTGGACTATTGGCCGCGGATCATGCCGGACGTCGTCCCGCACGGCACCCTCGTCGTGGCGCAGCGGCGGGATGCCGCCGAACTCGACCGCTTCGGCCGCCGCACCAGCGCCTTCGAGACACTCAGTCCCGACGAGATCGCCAAGATCGAGCCGGCCTTGGCAGGCCGCTTTTCGCGGGCCCTGTTCTTCCGCGACGAGAGCCATCTCGACCCGCGCCGTGCCGTGCAGGTGCTGGCGGCGCGGCTGCACGCCCTCGGAGTGCCGATCCATCTCGACACCGACGGGCTCAGCCGACGTTCAGGCTCGGACTGGCTGGTCGATTGCCGCGGGCTCGCCGCCCGTGACGTGTTGGGCGATCTGCGCGGGGTGAAGGGCGAGATGCTGCTGGTCCGCTGCCCCGAGATGCAGCTTTCCCGCCCGGTGCGGCTGCTGCATCCGCGCATTCCCTTCTATGTGGTGCCGCGGGGTGACGGGGTGTTCATGCTGGGTGCCACGATGATCGAAAGCAGCGACCGGCAGACGATCACCGCGCGCTCGCTCGTCGAGATGTTGAACAGCGCCTATGCCCTGCATCCGGCCTTCGCAGAGGCAGAAATCCTAGAGATCGGCACCGATGCACGGCCAGCCTTCCCGGACAATCTGCCCCGGATCCGGGTGCGCGACCGGACCGTGTTCGTCAACGGACTCTATCGCCACGGCTTCCTGCTGGCGCCTGCCCTGGCGCGGATGGCGGCGGCCGTGATCCTCGACAACGCTTCCTTCCCAGAGGTCATGGATGAAGATCACGATCAACGGCGACGCGCGTGA